From one Candidatus Chromulinivorax destructor genomic stretch:
- a CDS encoding phenylalanine--tRNA ligase subunit beta has product MKISVNWMLDHIATPISKIDVGLIVAKFNTRTAEIEHYEQLALDVDNLFLVRIESIDPSGCIAWCDELKISLKLSFRNDICVDQLVFIRRDGNEFSWEALKKYSATKEGLFPAVDCEDVLVAGEWKKYIEDVDCILDVDNKSINHRPDLWGHRGIAREVAAYMGWQLKPLESMIIPVPSITAEKKVDGSSQKTLSVEIDDVNLSPRFAALYCHQIENKASQIWMAMRLARVDSRPINTVVDCTNYVMFDISQPMHVFDAVNFPDKNLTVRRAASHEKLELLDGTNIALTQQDIVVTDGKNPVALAGVMGGKQASFSTKATSIIIEAGSFHASMVRNSATRVKHVTESSTRFSKQLDPMQNTTALLRFLALASQAGVLDAVSEPLVCVGKVVQDSVIVVTHSFIEKRLGTKISSEQVRTLLESICCGVSMVEKEDDNIYHVTVPTYRTTKDISIPEDIVEEIARLYGFENIAYQRPARLMKSFDLSVDEKIRKIKQHCAFAMKMREVRDYLFYDESFLKRLGWYPTDAVAIKNPVSENWKVLVTSLIPHLIKNVELNSHSHEQINLFEHNNIWRELSATESVERKALSGIFFGNAHKDFYDYKAQLVDLFNSLDLPVVWAKTQGNMDPWFDQLQTADLIIDGVKIGRAGMLSAAFVKGVVKGKGFVFELSSDLMIAYPVAAKKYTPWSKYQAVCVDISMLIDADKTADMVAATIKKVDDLIINVELVDFFEKESWGDKRSLTMRYTISDFKQTLSKEVIDTITQKTQQAIMNLGGEIR; this is encoded by the coding sequence TAACTGGATGCTCGATCATATCGCAACGCCAATATCAAAAATTGATGTCGGTCTTATTGTTGCAAAATTTAATACACGCACCGCTGAAATTGAACATTATGAACAACTTGCATTAGATGTAGACAATTTATTTTTGGTACGTATTGAGTCGATTGATCCATCAGGCTGTATCGCGTGGTGTGATGAACTAAAAATTTCACTCAAACTATCTTTCCGTAACGATATTTGTGTTGATCAACTTGTATTTATTCGCAGAGATGGCAATGAGTTTAGCTGGGAAGCTTTAAAAAAGTATAGTGCAACAAAAGAAGGTCTTTTTCCGGCAGTTGATTGTGAAGATGTTTTAGTTGCAGGTGAGTGGAAAAAGTATATCGAAGATGTTGATTGTATTTTAGATGTTGATAATAAATCAATTAATCATCGCCCTGATTTATGGGGCCATCGTGGGATTGCTCGTGAAGTTGCAGCGTATATGGGTTGGCAATTAAAACCACTTGAGTCAATGATTATTCCTGTCCCGAGCATTACTGCAGAAAAAAAAGTTGATGGATCATCACAAAAAACTTTATCAGTCGAAATTGATGATGTGAATCTTTCACCACGTTTTGCAGCATTGTATTGTCATCAAATCGAAAACAAAGCTTCCCAAATTTGGATGGCAATGCGTTTGGCTCGTGTTGATAGTCGTCCAATTAATACTGTTGTTGATTGTACTAATTATGTGATGTTTGATATCAGTCAACCAATGCATGTATTTGATGCAGTAAATTTTCCTGACAAAAATCTAACAGTTCGTCGTGCAGCATCTCATGAAAAATTAGAGCTGCTTGATGGAACTAATATTGCACTGACGCAACAAGATATAGTTGTAACCGATGGTAAGAATCCAGTAGCGCTTGCAGGCGTTATGGGGGGCAAACAAGCAAGTTTTTCAACCAAAGCAACCTCAATTATTATTGAAGCTGGATCATTTCATGCATCAATGGTTCGTAATAGCGCAACTCGTGTTAAGCATGTAACAGAGTCTTCAACTCGATTTTCAAAACAACTTGACCCCATGCAAAACACAACAGCTTTATTACGATTCCTTGCGCTTGCAAGCCAAGCAGGGGTTTTAGATGCAGTCAGTGAGCCGCTTGTTTGCGTAGGAAAAGTTGTTCAAGACAGTGTGATTGTGGTAACTCATTCATTTATAGAAAAACGCCTTGGTACCAAAATTTCATCTGAGCAAGTACGAACTTTATTAGAGTCTATTTGTTGTGGTGTCAGCATGGTAGAAAAAGAAGATGATAACATATACCATGTAACAGTTCCAACGTATCGTACAACCAAAGATATCTCGATTCCAGAAGATATTGTAGAAGAAATTGCTCGTTTGTACGGGTTTGAAAATATTGCGTATCAACGACCAGCTCGCTTGATGAAGTCATTTGATCTTTCAGTTGATGAAAAAATACGAAAAATTAAACAACATTGCGCTTTTGCCATGAAAATGCGCGAAGTTCGTGATTATCTATTTTATGATGAATCATTCTTAAAGCGTCTTGGCTGGTACCCAACTGATGCTGTTGCTATTAAAAATCCAGTTTCAGAAAATTGGAAAGTTTTAGTAACCTCGTTAATTCCTCATTTAATTAAAAACGTTGAGTTAAATAGTCATAGTCATGAACAAATAAATTTATTTGAACATAATAATATTTGGCGTGAACTTTCTGCAACCGAATCGGTAGAACGCAAAGCTTTATCAGGAATATTTTTTGGAAATGCTCATAAAGATTTTTATGATTATAAAGCCCAGCTGGTTGATTTATTTAACTCTTTAGATTTACCCGTTGTATGGGCAAAAACTCAAGGCAACATGGATCCATGGTTTGATCAATTGCAAACTGCAGATCTTATCATTGATGGTGTTAAGATTGGTCGTGCAGGGATGTTATCAGCAGCTTTTGTAAAAGGGGTTGTTAAAGGCAAAGGGTTTGTCTTTGAATTAAGTTCAGACTTAATGATTGCGTATCCAGTAGCTGCTAAAAAATATACACCATGGTCAAAGTACCAGGCTGTTTGTGTTGATATCAGCATGCTTATTGATGCGGATAAAACTGCAGACATGGTAGCTGCAACGATTAAAAAAGTTGATGATTTAATTATTAATGTAGAGCTGGTAGATTTCTTTGAAAAAGAGTCTTGGGGTGATAAGCGTTCGTTAACAATGAGGTATACAATTTCTGACTTTAAGCAAACCTTAAGCAAAGAAGTTATCGATACAATTACCCAAAAAACACAGCAAGCGATTATGAATCTTGGAGGCGAAATCCGCTAA
- the lspA gene encoding signal peptidase II: MNIRSKKMYLVVASFIIALDQLVKQYVVNSLPHYTLNDYFAIDLVFNRGISWGLLHSDNPTVFACVNSAVLFVIASLIIHSIVRMMQKNCIIGEVVVFAGAVSNYIDRYYYGGVIDFISISYQDWCFPVFNLADIFIVCGVVLMLLLQWRKSS; the protein is encoded by the coding sequence ATGAATATTCGATCAAAAAAAATGTATCTGGTTGTAGCATCGTTTATTATTGCGCTTGATCAGCTGGTAAAACAGTATGTTGTCAACTCATTACCTCATTATACTCTCAATGATTATTTTGCGATTGATTTAGTTTTCAATCGGGGTATCTCGTGGGGGTTGTTGCACTCTGATAATCCAACAGTGTTTGCGTGTGTTAATAGTGCAGTACTGTTTGTCATCGCATCATTAATAATTCATAGCATTGTTCGCATGATGCAGAAAAACTGTATTATTGGTGAAGTCGTGGTCTTTGCAGGTGCAGTTTCTAACTATATTGATCGTTATTATTATGGTGGCGTTATTGATTTTATTTCGATTTCGTATCAGGACTGGTGTTTTCCAGTTTTTAATCTAGCAGATATTTTTATTGTTTGTGGAGTTGTGTTGATGTTGCTCTTACAATGGCGCAAATCATCATGA
- a CDS encoding phosphatidylglycerophosphatase A family protein, with translation MKLCTYIATLGPVGYLPAPGTMGSLATLPLVYAISSLFMLDQCIFILFFSIISYFAIKKALPYFVSHDPSHIILDEVIGCLVTFIGIDFSCQSLVVGFFLFRLFDILKPFGIKNIEKIGGAWGVILDDVIAGLFANIILRLLIV, from the coding sequence ATGAAATTATGCACATATATTGCAACATTGGGGCCGGTAGGATATCTACCTGCCCCAGGTACTATGGGAAGCTTGGCAACATTACCTTTAGTCTATGCAATTTCATCGCTGTTCATGCTTGATCAATGCATTTTTATTTTGTTTTTTTCAATTATTTCATACTTTGCGATAAAAAAAGCGTTACCATATTTTGTGTCACATGATCCATCGCACATTATTCTTGATGAAGTTATTGGATGCCTTGTAACTTTTATTGGTATAGATTTTTCTTGCCAATCATTGGTTGTAGGTTTTTTTCTTTTTCGTCTGTTTGATATTCTTAAACCTTTTGGGATTAAGAATATAGAAAAAATAGGTGGAGCATGGGGTGTTATTCTTGATGATGTTATTGCAGGTTTATTTGCCAATATAATTTTACGATTATTAATTGTATAA
- a CDS encoding ComF family protein — protein sequence MKDSCYMIHLYLQKLYTFFTYFIAPPYCLFCKQSMLERQALCSTCLITVLPIVPYDFHIGRHQDVKVYAMAAYKDPLRKLIVAKHFNNAIPSWYLAKMMCEQSILQYLEFDIIVFIPLHWTRYAARGFNQAEIIAQEIGRHTGKPVIPLLIRSKKTQFQASLSVDQRAANLNNAFSLNPKYQHQIIGKKIVIIDDLFTTGSTVKAAAQLIFLHNPLKITAFVVCRVVS from the coding sequence ATGAAAGATTCTTGCTATATGATTCATCTGTATCTACAAAAACTGTACACTTTTTTCACCTATTTTATTGCGCCGCCATACTGCTTGTTTTGTAAACAATCGATGCTCGAACGGCAAGCTTTATGTTCAACATGTTTGATAACAGTCTTGCCCATTGTGCCGTACGATTTTCATATTGGTCGTCATCAAGATGTCAAAGTGTATGCAATGGCTGCGTATAAAGATCCGTTGCGTAAGCTCATTGTTGCAAAGCATTTTAATAACGCAATTCCTTCATGGTATCTTGCTAAAATGATGTGTGAACAATCAATTTTACAGTACTTAGAATTTGATATAATTGTTTTTATTCCTTTGCATTGGACTCGCTATGCTGCTCGTGGCTTTAATCAGGCAGAAATTATCGCACAAGAAATAGGTCGGCATACGGGTAAGCCGGTGATTCCATTATTAATTCGATCCAAAAAAACCCAATTTCAAGCAAGTTTGTCAGTTGATCAACGGGCAGCAAATTTGAATAATGCATTCTCTCTTAATCCAAAATATCAGCATCAGATAATCGGTAAAAAGATAGTAATTATCGATGATCTTTTTACGACTGGTTCAACGGTAAAAGCAGCAGCGCAGCTTATTTTTCTGCATAATCCATTAAAAATTACTGCTTTTGTGGTTTGTCGGGTTGTTTCATAA
- a CDS encoding pentapeptide repeat-containing protein — protein MNYIRKFIVCLIMIISVDRSYCYNAAKVRKLKAAAAAKNSNQVSKFPAADFRGMQLDENFDAHGFHMPGVLFLPCTPTDTNKDTPMVCVPGQASKLKGINLASANISNGSFDGADMEGADLTATNFNQGSAIGTNLKNAKVSGLQAQDTTFCNSIMPDGKKCDDKLKVWKGQGVTLACNCG, from the coding sequence ATGAACTATATACGTAAATTTATTGTATGCCTGATCATGATTATTTCAGTTGATAGATCGTATTGCTACAATGCTGCAAAAGTAAGAAAACTTAAAGCTGCAGCTGCTGCAAAAAATTCTAACCAAGTTTCAAAATTTCCAGCAGCTGACTTTCGTGGAATGCAGTTAGATGAAAATTTTGATGCTCATGGATTTCATATGCCTGGGGTGCTTTTCTTGCCATGCACACCAACTGATACTAATAAAGATACTCCTATGGTGTGTGTTCCAGGTCAAGCCTCAAAGCTCAAGGGCATTAATCTTGCGAGTGCTAATATTTCTAATGGATCGTTTGATGGAGCTGACATGGAAGGTGCAGACCTTACTGCTACGAATTTTAATCAAGGTTCAGCAATTGGGACTAATTTAAAAAATGCAAAAGTTTCTGGACTTCAAGCGCAAGATACAACTTTTTGTAATTCTATCATGCCTGATGGTAAAAAATGTGACGACAAGCTGAAAGTATGGAAAGGGCAAGGAGTTACTCTTGCGTGTAATTGTGGGTAA
- a CDS encoding peptidyl-prolyl cis-trans isomerase codes for MIISRTEKGSVSTFLLAGSLLLLTGCFQDKKELRVADQVCLATDKGELLLSIDGKPVLYAQDFEEQKAMAMQSEPRLQMILQMVPDAEYTMIFKSLEAAYVIKEYIHRQGIDETPEFKKTLRDAQEAFLIQMCMKAYQDAHPITVTKKEAQDYYNAHKSTIQGLATAPAGIEVIAVKFDKKEDAENFAQKAKDGSKKHFEAAAKELGLTVLPMVISDESYADEVVKSVALSATKFPSKEVVKTTDGSYMVLGMISKKDAEYHSFDLPEVEKGITDMCMNEKREAAQLADIAKFKEEFNVVEHKAYFEKKSEATAQMHKALQQAHNAAMNADQSADDVEMIEEDVLFQDKI; via the coding sequence ATGATTATTTCAAGAACAGAAAAAGGTTCAGTCTCAACTTTTCTATTAGCAGGGTCGCTCTTGTTGTTAACTGGTTGTTTTCAAGATAAAAAAGAACTAAGAGTTGCTGATCAAGTTTGTCTAGCAACTGATAAAGGTGAATTGTTACTATCTATTGATGGGAAGCCTGTTTTATACGCACAAGATTTTGAAGAACAAAAAGCAATGGCAATGCAGTCAGAGCCACGCTTGCAAATGATTTTACAAATGGTTCCAGACGCAGAATATACCATGATATTTAAAAGCCTTGAAGCTGCATATGTTATAAAAGAATATATACATCGCCAAGGTATTGATGAAACGCCTGAATTTAAAAAAACATTACGTGATGCTCAAGAAGCGTTTTTGATCCAAATGTGTATGAAAGCATATCAAGATGCACATCCAATTACGGTAACAAAAAAAGAAGCTCAAGATTATTACAACGCGCATAAATCAACAATTCAAGGGCTTGCAACAGCTCCAGCTGGAATTGAAGTTATTGCTGTAAAATTTGATAAAAAAGAAGATGCTGAAAATTTTGCACAAAAAGCTAAAGATGGATCAAAAAAACATTTTGAAGCTGCAGCAAAAGAGCTAGGTCTTACTGTGTTACCAATGGTTATTAGCGACGAAAGTTATGCTGATGAAGTTGTAAAATCTGTTGCTTTATCTGCAACGAAATTTCCATCAAAAGAAGTTGTAAAAACAACTGATGGTTCATATATGGTTCTTGGTATGATTAGCAAAAAAGATGCAGAGTATCATAGCTTTGATTTACCTGAAGTTGAAAAAGGTATCACTGATATGTGTATGAATGAAAAAAGAGAAGCTGCTCAATTAGCTGACATTGCAAAATTCAAAGAAGAATTTAATGTTGTAGAGCATAAAGCATATTTTGAAAAAAAATCTGAAGCAACTGCACAGATGCACAAAGCTTTACAACAAGCGCATAATGCGGCAATGAATGCTGATCAATCAGCAGATGATGTAGAAATGATTGAAGAAGATGTTCTATTTCAAGATAAGATCTAA
- a CDS encoding metallophosphoesterase family protein, whose product MIRFVHTADIHFGMENYGKIDQKTGIHSRLLDFEKSLNTCIDYAIEHDVDFFMFSGDAYKTATPSPTQQKLLMRCFLRLYQAHIPIVIVVGNHDNPLSFGKANSLDIFASLPIDGMHVFAKPDALVLQTKSGPIQIVGIPWPNRHNIALKDDYFARNACDITEQISEALASIISSLAAKLDQTMPAILAGHLTVSNGLFSGSERKAIYGQDPILMPSQLAIAPFDYVALGHLHRFQNLNEGGIPIVYSGSIDRIDFGERKEEKGFCVVSISDDKQTSFEFIQLNTRPFIQIDVILNETEDQTLQILAEIKKRHLKDTIVKITYKLPKSAHDLVDVKKIQMACSHCMHLVAIVPIRDMPVRTHRNFLSTEMDLQTLLKVYFESKETLKGKSASLIEKTLQLQNDMGEQGNE is encoded by the coding sequence ATGATTCGATTCGTTCATACAGCAGATATCCATTTTGGTATGGAAAATTATGGCAAAATTGACCAGAAAACTGGTATACATTCTCGTCTTTTAGATTTTGAAAAATCTCTTAATACCTGCATTGATTACGCAATCGAACATGATGTCGATTTCTTTATGTTTTCGGGCGATGCCTATAAAACAGCAACACCAAGCCCAACACAACAAAAATTACTCATGCGCTGTTTTTTACGTCTATATCAAGCACACATTCCTATAGTTATCGTCGTTGGTAACCATGATAACCCATTAAGTTTTGGGAAAGCTAATTCACTTGATATTTTTGCAAGTCTGCCTATCGATGGGATGCATGTATTTGCAAAACCTGATGCGTTAGTCCTACAAACAAAATCTGGACCGATTCAAATTGTTGGAATTCCATGGCCCAATCGACACAACATCGCATTAAAAGATGATTATTTTGCTCGCAACGCGTGTGATATTACCGAACAAATCTCAGAAGCATTAGCTTCAATTATTAGCTCGCTTGCTGCAAAGCTTGATCAGACCATGCCTGCAATTCTTGCTGGTCACCTGACGGTCAGTAACGGACTTTTTTCTGGCTCAGAACGTAAAGCTATTTATGGCCAAGATCCAATTCTTATGCCATCGCAACTTGCAATTGCACCGTTTGATTATGTAGCGCTTGGGCATCTGCACAGATTTCAAAACCTTAACGAAGGAGGAATTCCTATCGTTTATTCAGGTTCTATTGATCGCATCGACTTTGGAGAAAGAAAAGAAGAAAAAGGCTTTTGTGTCGTTTCAATTTCAGACGACAAACAAACATCATTTGAATTTATTCAACTCAACACACGTCCATTCATTCAAATTGATGTGATTTTAAACGAAACTGAAGATCAGACCTTACAAATATTAGCTGAAATAAAAAAACGGCACCTAAAAGATACCATCGTGAAAATTACGTATAAGCTTCCTAAAAGTGCTCACGATCTTGTTGATGTAAAAAAAATTCAAATGGCATGTAGCCACTGTATGCACCTTGTTGCAATTGTTCCTATTCGAGATATGCCGGTACGAACGCATCGTAACTTTTTATCAACAGAAATGGACTTACAAACACTTTTAAAAGTTTACTTTGAATCGAAAGAAACCTTAAAAGGCAAATCTGCAAGTTTGATTGAAAAAACATTACAGCTTCAAAATGATATGGGTGAACAAGGTAACGAATAA
- a CDS encoding NTP transferase domain-containing protein has protein sequence MPENLQAILLAGGKSTRFNTGKSKLTEKICGKEMIVYPIHLLQRMNIPVTMVTGFESDKILDIMSRHAIKNIATIHQDEQLGTGHAVAITKESWNKNHILIINGDIPLMTADVIQKLYNKHIKNDADISFVTSHSVEETNDSYCRMVIHDNKINVIERRDEKMDMDSQCCISVGIYIMKRSFLESHIDKLTKSSFTHEYYLPELIQIASSKGCKIVTAPVSFDLARGVNTLAELWAVEHIKRSQIISYWMNNGVRFSSTINVIIDFDVVFQPGVFVESGAHILGKSIIKKNATIGAFSYIKHSVIEEDAKIKSHTVIIKSTIGQHVVVNSFTQVKNQHLIDAIKKPAQKSPHFFTGAIKDEGKVENSHSL, from the coding sequence ATGCCTGAAAATCTTCAAGCCATCTTGCTTGCAGGTGGAAAATCAACCCGCTTCAATACCGGAAAAAGTAAATTAACCGAAAAAATCTGTGGTAAAGAGATGATTGTATATCCAATTCACCTCTTACAACGAATGAACATTCCCGTAACTATGGTTACTGGATTTGAAAGTGATAAAATTTTAGACATAATGTCTCGTCATGCCATAAAAAACATTGCAACAATTCACCAAGATGAACAACTTGGGACAGGTCATGCAGTTGCTATAACGAAAGAATCTTGGAACAAAAATCATATCTTAATCATCAATGGAGATATTCCTTTAATGACTGCTGATGTGATTCAAAAGTTGTACAATAAACATATAAAAAATGATGCTGATATTAGCTTTGTTACATCTCATTCAGTTGAAGAAACAAATGATAGTTACTGCCGTATGGTTATTCATGACAATAAAATAAATGTTATAGAACGACGCGATGAAAAAATGGATATGGATTCTCAATGCTGTATTAGCGTTGGTATTTATATTATGAAACGAAGTTTTTTAGAGTCTCATATCGACAAATTAACAAAAAGTTCATTTACTCATGAGTACTATTTGCCTGAATTAATTCAAATTGCAAGTAGCAAAGGTTGCAAAATAGTAACAGCGCCTGTTTCATTTGATTTAGCTCGTGGTGTTAACACGCTCGCTGAACTATGGGCTGTTGAACATATTAAACGCTCTCAAATTATTAGCTACTGGATGAATAATGGGGTGCGATTTTCAAGTACAATCAACGTCATTATTGATTTTGATGTTGTATTTCAACCAGGAGTTTTTGTTGAATCTGGAGCTCATATTTTAGGCAAATCAATCATTAAAAAAAATGCTACTATTGGGGCATTCAGCTACATTAAACATAGCGTTATTGAAGAAGATGCAAAAATTAAATCGCATACCGTTATTATTAAATCTACCATCGGTCAACATGTTGTCGTCAACTCATTTACGCAAGTAAAAAATCAACATTTGATTGATGCCATTAAAAAACCAGCTCAAAAATCACCTCATTTTTTTACTGGCGCAATAAAAGATGAAGGTAAAGTTGAGAATTCACATAGCTTATAA
- a CDS encoding rod shape-determining protein, protein MNKTMFSRFLPAKKIFSFFSNDIAIDLGTANTLVYVRNKGIVLNEPSVVAVKAKTGKVLAAGRAAKEMLGKTPESITACRPLRDGVIADFELTEAMLRYFIRKVHDNRRTLIAPRMIIAVPSGITQVERRAVIDSAKQAGARDKPMTIIEPMAAAIGAGLQVHEPFCSMVIDIGGGTTEVAIITLSGAVFCRSIRVGGDEMDRSIVQYVKRKYNLLIGESTAEKIKMTIGTVMLDGNHTAMDVKGRDLITGVPKTISLSSAEVNEALLETIASIVDVVHVALENTPPELASDLVDRGIVMAGGGSLLNGLDRLLAKHTGLPVKVAEDPLLCVVKGAGKVLERIEFFKEALMD, encoded by the coding sequence ATGAATAAAACAATGTTTTCAAGGTTTTTACCTGCAAAAAAAATATTTAGTTTTTTTTCTAATGATATTGCCATAGATTTGGGAACGGCAAATACTTTGGTGTATGTTAGAAACAAAGGCATTGTGCTTAATGAACCATCAGTAGTTGCAGTTAAAGCTAAAACAGGAAAAGTTTTAGCTGCGGGAAGAGCTGCAAAAGAGATGCTTGGAAAAACTCCAGAATCTATAACAGCTTGCCGTCCATTACGAGATGGAGTTATTGCTGATTTTGAATTAACAGAAGCAATGCTTCGTTATTTTATTCGCAAAGTGCATGATAATAGAAGAACATTGATTGCTCCTCGTATGATTATTGCAGTTCCATCAGGAATTACACAGGTTGAACGTCGTGCAGTTATTGACTCTGCAAAACAAGCAGGTGCTCGTGACAAGCCAATGACTATTATTGAGCCGATGGCAGCAGCTATTGGAGCAGGCTTACAAGTTCATGAACCATTTTGTAGCATGGTTATTGATATTGGTGGTGGAACAACTGAAGTTGCAATTATTACCTTAAGTGGAGCTGTTTTTTGCAGATCTATTCGTGTTGGTGGTGATGAGATGGATCGTTCTATCGTTCAATACGTTAAACGTAAATACAATTTATTGATTGGCGAAAGTACTGCTGAAAAAATTAAAATGACTATTGGTACGGTGATGCTTGATGGCAATCATACAGCAATGGACGTTAAAGGCAGAGATTTAATTACGGGTGTTCCTAAAACAATCTCGTTATCAAGTGCAGAAGTTAATGAAGCTTTACTTGAAACTATCGCAAGCATCGTTGATGTTGTGCATGTTGCTCTTGAAAACACACCACCAGAACTAGCTTCAGATCTTGTTGATCGTGGTATTGTTATGGCTGGAGGAGGTTCGTTGCTCAATGGACTTGACAGATTACTTGCAAAACATACTGGCTTACCAGTTAAAGTAGCAGAAGACCCATTACTATGCGTTGTTAAAGGTGCTGGTAAAGTCTTAGAAAGAATTGAATTCTTTAAAGAAGCGTTAATGGATTAA
- the rsmA gene encoding 16S rRNA (adenine(1518)-N(6)/adenine(1519)-N(6))-dimethyltransferase RsmA: MQNKKPMRQKPEKQGILLKKQFGQHFLQDHFFVDQVVNKIPFVAGTNVFEIGCGEGVLTKAIAQQPLLNKLRVFEIDPEWAALVTNDLASDARVQVSQINILDVNLNELFAGEKWILLANLPYCITFPILHLLQKSSAVVKEGVIMIQEEVAQKILKKSGRGYGYPSLFFQHYFDWQLMDKVPPTAFFPPPKVDSRLLYFKTNENPVTIVDEEGFWKFIKMCFLQPRRTLKNNLQQSRYGIQPFTPELLQKRAQELSMQDFLNIWNVLQTK, from the coding sequence ATGCAGAATAAAAAACCAATGCGACAAAAACCAGAAAAACAGGGTATTTTACTCAAGAAACAGTTTGGGCAACATTTTTTACAAGATCATTTTTTTGTAGATCAAGTGGTGAACAAAATTCCATTCGTTGCAGGAACTAACGTTTTTGAAATTGGATGTGGAGAAGGTGTTTTGACAAAAGCAATTGCGCAACAACCACTGTTGAATAAATTACGTGTCTTTGAGATTGATCCTGAGTGGGCAGCTTTGGTTACCAATGATTTAGCATCTGATGCTCGAGTGCAAGTCAGTCAGATTAATATTCTAGATGTAAATCTTAATGAACTGTTTGCGGGCGAAAAATGGATATTACTTGCCAACTTACCCTATTGTATCACGTTTCCTATTTTGCATCTTTTACAAAAGTCATCGGCTGTTGTAAAAGAAGGGGTGATTATGATTCAAGAGGAAGTTGCTCAAAAAATTTTGAAAAAATCTGGACGTGGGTACGGATATCCATCACTATTTTTTCAACACTATTTTGATTGGCAATTAATGGATAAAGTTCCACCAACAGCGTTCTTTCCGCCGCCAAAAGTTGATTCTCGTTTGTTGTATTTTAAAACAAATGAAAATCCAGTAACGATTGTTGATGAAGAAGGTTTTTGGAAATTTATTAAGATGTGTTTTTTGCAACCGCGTCGGACGTTGAAAAACAACTTACAGCAATCACGCTATGGCATCCAACCATTTACACCTGAGCTCTTACAAAAACGTGCTCAAGAGTTATCAATGCAAGATTTTTTAAACATTTGGAATGTTTTGCAAACTAAATAA
- a CDS encoding DUF6496 domain-containing protein — MVKKRIKKCESCSLTASKLNTCMTCGQEKTMQAKVAVVMKEFKEHSLHSRSKTGPLVTNPKQAIAIALSEGRKAAGVPQIRIKKAK; from the coding sequence ATGGTGAAAAAACGAATAAAAAAATGTGAATCTTGTAGTTTAACAGCAAGCAAACTCAATACATGTATGACATGCGGACAAGAAAAAACTATGCAGGCAAAAGTTGCAGTCGTCATGAAAGAATTTAAAGAACATTCTTTACACTCACGATCAAAAACAGGTCCTCTTGTAACTAATCCAAAACAAGCTATTGCTATTGCGTTAAGTGAAGGTCGCAAAGCTGCAGGCGTACCACAAATTAGAATAAAAAAAGCGAAATAA